From the genome of Nostoc punctiforme PCC 73102, one region includes:
- a CDS encoding CHAT domain-containing protein: MGDRKLSLTVLITLILTVSQPIANLPPLFQAPQVLAQTPAERKVEADRLSQQGLEQFKISQFEAALQSWQQALIIYREIKDRKGEGKTLGRLGVIYDYRGDYTKAIQYQQQSLAIAKETKDRLGEGKALVNLGNVYHSLGDYAKAIEYHSSSFTIAREINDRSIEGAALGNLGLAYDAKGDYAKAIEYHSLSLAIAREIKDRKGEGESLGNLGIAYDALGDYAKAIEYQQQRLAIAREIKDRKGEGESLGNLGSAYYSLGDYAKAIKYQQQRLAIAREIKDRRAQKQSLGNLGVAYNALGDYAKAIKYQEQSLAIAREIKDRNGEGNALDNLGLAYYSLGDYAKAIEYYSSSLAIAREIKDRNGEGTVLGNLGLAYFLLGDDLKAIEYQEQSLAIAREIKDRNGESQSLGNLGLAYDDLGDYAKAIEYYQQSLAIAREIKNRLGEGQSLGNLGNVYYSLGDYAKAIEYYQQRLALARQIKNRLGEGNGLSNLGNAYGSLGDYAKAIEYQQQSLAIAREIKDRLGEGNVLGNLGFTLNKSGNLAEAEKNLRAGIEVWESVRRQLGKNDSYKVSIFERQSRTYRILQRVLIAQNKTKEALEISERGRSRAFVELLTSRLSSESAGQTVERPVDKPTISLLQQIAKQQNATLVEYSTIGDEFKIQGKQEQKESELYIWVIKPTGEVTFRSSDLKPLWQKENTTLDKLVTTSRNFIGATSTPFRGGIIPRENPNKPKAKQKFQQLHKLLIEPIADLLPKQETEKVIFIPQSSLFLVPFAALQDADGKYLIEKHTILTSPSIQVLDLTHKQKQRLGTKPIEGKDTLIVGNPTMPFLAPKIGDTPQQLKPLLGAELEAVAISKLLKTEPLIGKKATEETIVKRLPEARFVHLATHGLFDDIQGLNSGIALTPSGKDDGLLTASEILDLKLNAELVVLSACDTGRGRISGDGVIGLSRSLISAGVPSVLVSLWSIPDAPTALLMTEFYQNLQKGSDKAQALRQAMLKTIQKYPQPKYWAAFTLIGEAE, from the coding sequence ATGGGCGATCGCAAACTTAGTTTAACCGTATTGATCACTCTCATCTTGACTGTTTCACAACCCATCGCCAATTTGCCTCCACTATTCCAAGCGCCGCAGGTATTGGCGCAAACGCCAGCAGAACGGAAAGTAGAAGCAGACCGATTGTCGCAGCAAGGTCTTGAGCAGTTTAAAATTAGCCAATTTGAAGCCGCGTTACAGTCTTGGCAACAAGCACTTATTATTTATCGAGAAATCAAAGACCGTAAAGGAGAGGGAAAAACTCTAGGCCGTCTGGGAGTTATTTACGACTACCGGGGAGACTATACCAAAGCCATTCAGTACCAGCAGCAGAGTTTGGCGATCGCCAAGGAAACTAAAGACCGTTTAGGGGAAGGAAAAGCTCTGGTCAATCTGGGAAATGTTTACCATTCCCTGGGAGACTACGCTAAAGCCATTGAGTATCACTCCTCAAGTTTTACGATCGCTCGTGAAATCAATGACCGTTCAATTGAGGGTGCTGCTCTGGGCAATCTGGGACTTGCTTACGATGCAAAAGGAGACTACGCCAAAGCCATTGAGTACCACTCTTTAAGTTTGGCGATCGCTCGTGAAATCAAAGACCGTAAAGGAGAGGGAGAATCTCTGGGCAATTTGGGAATTGCTTACGATGCCCTGGGAGATTACGCTAAAGCCATTGAGTACCAGCAGCAGAGATTGGCGATCGCTCGTGAAATCAAAGACCGTAAAGGGGAGGGAGAATCTCTGGGAAATCTGGGAAGTGCTTACTATTCGCTGGGAGACTACGCCAAAGCGATTAAGTACCAGCAGCAGAGATTGGCGATCGCTCGTGAAATTAAAGACCGCCGAGCACAGAAACAATCTCTGGGCAATCTAGGAGTTGCTTACAATGCTCTGGGAGACTACGCCAAAGCGATTAAGTACCAGGAGCAGAGTTTGGCGATCGCTCGTGAAATCAAAGATCGTAATGGCGAGGGTAATGCTCTGGACAATCTGGGACTTGCTTACTATTCGCTGGGAGACTACGCCAAAGCCATTGAATACTACTCCTCAAGTTTGGCAATTGCACGAGAAATCAAAGACCGTAATGGCGAGGGTACTGTTCTGGGGAATCTGGGACTTGCTTACTTTTTGTTGGGAGACGACCTGAAGGCGATTGAGTACCAGGAGCAGAGTTTGGCAATTGCACGAGAAATCAAAGACCGTAATGGTGAGAGTCAATCTCTGGGCAATCTAGGACTTGCTTACGATGATCTGGGAGACTACGCCAAAGCGATTGAGTACTACCAGCAAAGTTTAGCGATCGCTCGTGAAATCAAAAACCGTTTAGGCGAGGGACAATCTCTGGGCAATCTAGGAAATGTTTACTATTCGCTGGGAGACTACGCCAAAGCGATTGAGTACTACCAGCAAAGATTGGCGCTCGCCCGCCAAATCAAAAACCGTTTAGGCGAGGGGAATGGTCTGAGCAATCTAGGAAATGCTTACGGTTCGCTGGGAGACTACGCCAAAGCGATTGAGTACCAGCAGCAAAGTTTAGCGATCGCACGAGAAATCAAAGACCGTTTAGGTGAGGGGAATGTTCTGGGGAATCTAGGATTTACTTTAAACAAATCTGGCAATCTTGCAGAAGCAGAAAAAAACCTCCGGGCTGGGATAGAGGTCTGGGAATCTGTCAGGAGACAGTTGGGTAAAAATGATAGCTACAAAGTCTCAATTTTTGAACGACAATCTCGCACTTACCGCATACTACAAAGAGTCCTAATTGCTCAGAATAAAACCAAAGAAGCGTTAGAAATTTCTGAACGGGGACGTTCTAGGGCATTTGTGGAGTTATTAACTTCACGGTTGTCTAGCGAAAGTGCAGGTCAAACTGTAGAACGTCCTGTTGATAAACCGACAATATCGCTGTTGCAACAAATCGCCAAACAACAAAATGCCACCCTCGTTGAATATTCAACTATTGGTGATGAATTCAAGATTCAAGGTAAACAAGAACAAAAAGAATCAGAACTCTACATTTGGGTAATCAAACCCACAGGTGAAGTTACCTTCCGCTCTTCTGACCTCAAACCCCTGTGGCAAAAAGAAAATACAACTCTTGACAAGCTTGTTACTACCAGTCGTAACTTCATTGGTGCAACAAGTACACCTTTTCGCGGTGGTATTATCCCCAGGGAAAATCCTAATAAACCCAAAGCCAAACAAAAATTTCAGCAACTCCATAAACTGCTGATTGAACCTATCGCTGACTTGCTTCCAAAACAAGAAACTGAAAAAGTTATCTTCATTCCCCAAAGCAGCCTATTCCTCGTTCCCTTCGCCGCATTACAAGACGCAGACGGCAAATACCTGATTGAAAAACACACCATCCTCACATCTCCATCAATTCAGGTTTTAGATTTAACCCACAAACAGAAACAACGGCTTGGAACAAAACCCATAGAAGGAAAAGATACGCTGATTGTAGGTAATCCCACAATGCCTTTTCTCGCCCCAAAAATCGGCGATACTCCGCAACAATTAAAACCTTTACTTGGCGCAGAACTTGAAGCAGTTGCAATTAGCAAGTTACTCAAAACCGAACCTCTCATCGGCAAGAAAGCCACAGAAGAAACTATAGTCAAGCGTTTACCCGAAGCGCGATTTGTTCATTTAGCAACACATGGTTTATTTGATGATATCCAAGGATTAAATAGTGGCATTGCTTTGACTCCATCGGGTAAAGATGATGGTTTATTAACAGCCTCGGAAATCCTCGATCTGAAGCTAAATGCCGAATTAGTCGTTTTAAGCGCTTGCGACACCGGACGCGGACGCATTTCTGGGGATGGGGTAATTGGTTTATCTCGTTCGTTAATTAGTGCTGGTGTACCCAGTGTCTTAGTATCGCTGTGGTCGATTCCAGATGCGCCCACAGCCCTATTAATGACGGAATTTTATCAAAATCTGCAAAAAGGCTCCGACAAAGCGCAAGCACTGCGACAGGCAATGCTGAAAACCATTCAGAAATATCCTCAACCCAAATATTGGGCAGCTTTTACTCTCATTGGCGAAGCTGAGTAA
- a CDS encoding Uma2 family endonuclease: MNVVTPKRFTIDEYHRLIELEFLKENDRIELIRGELIQMVAKGTPHTFCTTRLCRQLDRLLGDGAVVRCQEPIILPSDSEPEPDVAIARGNETDYLPHHPYPEDIFLVIEISDSTLDYDQTTKLEVYAEAGISNYWIVNLNFRQLERYSQPYQTAQGEYNYLSKQISLPHQSVAIPGFEDVLLDLSRIFPTVVSA, encoded by the coding sequence ATGAACGTTGTCACACCAAAGCGATTTACTATTGATGAATATCATCGACTGATTGAACTGGAATTTCTAAAGGAGAATGATCGCATTGAATTGATTCGCGGAGAACTCATTCAGATGGTAGCCAAAGGCACACCTCATACATTTTGCACAACTCGGCTTTGTAGACAACTGGATCGATTGCTGGGCGATGGCGCTGTTGTGCGTTGTCAAGAGCCAATCATACTACCATCAGATAGTGAACCTGAACCAGATGTGGCGATCGCACGAGGAAATGAGACTGACTATCTTCCCCATCATCCCTATCCTGAAGATATTTTTTTAGTGATTGAAATTTCCGATTCAACCCTCGATTACGACCAAACAACAAAGTTAGAAGTCTACGCAGAAGCCGGAATTTCTAATTATTGGATTGTCAACTTAAATTTTCGCCAACTTGAGCGTTACAGCCAACCTTATCAAACTGCTCAAGGTGAATATAATTATCTCAGCAAGCAGATATCTTTGCCCCATCAGTCAGTGGCAATTCCTGGATTTGAAGATGTCTTATTAGACTTGAGCCGGATTTTTCCTACGGTTGTTAGTGCTTAG
- a CDS encoding CHAT domain-containing protein, producing the protein MRDRKLSLTALITLILTVSLPITNLPPLFQASQVLAQTPADRKAEADRLLNQGFEQLQTSQFTAALESGQQALIIYREIKDRQGEGRTLIFQGAAHLSLGDKARAITYLEQGLAIAKQINNQDLEKNAQVILQLAQDQNNPRKTEADRLLEQGIKQGTTGQFEAALQSLQQSLIIYRQIKDRQGEGNALGNLGLAYHFLGDYSKAIVYHQEILAIAREIKDRQGEGNALGNLGIAYQALGDYSKAIDYHQQHLVIAREIKDRRGEGNALGNLGNAYHFLGDYPKAIVYHQEILAIAREIKDRQGEGNALGNLGGIYSYLKDYRQAIDYHQQHLVIAREIKDRQGEGKALDNLGFAYSRLGDYKKAINYCQQSLAIAREIKDRRGEGNALGSLALTYENLGDYPKAIDYHQQSLAIAREIKDRFGEGQSLNNLGLAYQKSGNLTEAEKTLRPGIEVWESLRGTLGKNDSYKVSIFEEQARTYRILQEVLIAQNKTNDALEISERGRSRAFVELLTSRLSSKNIGQIPEKPTLLLLQQIAKQENATLIEYSIIYNDVKIQGKQETHESELYIWVIKPTGEVTFRKADLKPLWQKENTTLAKLVTTSRNSIGARSTAFRGIKVTYNPNAPKGKNNLKRLHELLINPIASLLSKNSSDRIIFIPQSSLFLVPFAALQDADGKYLIEKHTILTSPSIQVLDLTHKQRQRIGTQPIQGKDTLIVGNPTMPFVAPKIGETPQQLIPLPGAEREAIAISKLLKTEPLIGKKATEATVVKRLPQARFIHLATHGIFDDIQGLNSGIALTPSGKDDGLLTASEILDLKLNAELVILSACDTGRGRLTGDGVIGLSRSLISAGVPSVLVSLWSVPDAPTSLLMTEFYQNLQKSQDKAQALRQAMLTTMKNNPNPVDWAAFTLIGEAE; encoded by the coding sequence ATGCGCGATCGCAAACTTAGTTTAACCGCATTGATCACTCTCATCTTGACTGTTTCACTGCCGATTACAAATTTGCCTCCACTATTCCAAGCGTCGCAAGTATTAGCGCAAACACCAGCAGACCGCAAAGCTGAAGCTGACCGACTTTTAAATCAAGGTTTCGAGCAGCTTCAAACGAGTCAATTTACAGCAGCATTAGAGTCTGGGCAACAGGCACTAATTATCTATCGAGAAATCAAAGACCGTCAAGGTGAGGGGCGTACTTTAATTTTTCAAGGTGCTGCTCATCTTAGTCTGGGAGACAAAGCTCGTGCGATCACTTATCTAGAACAAGGTTTAGCCATCGCCAAGCAAATCAATAATCAGGATTTGGAGAAAAATGCTCAAGTAATTCTACAATTAGCTCAAGATCAAAATAACCCCCGCAAAACAGAAGCAGACCGACTATTAGAACAAGGTATTAAGCAAGGTACGACCGGTCAATTTGAAGCCGCGTTACAGTCTTTGCAACAATCGTTGATTATCTATCGTCAAATTAAAGACCGTCAAGGTGAGGGTAATGCTCTGGGTAATCTGGGACTTGCTTACCACTTCCTCGGAGATTACTCCAAAGCTATTGTTTACCACCAGGAGATATTGGCGATCGCCCGTGAAATCAAAGACCGTCAAGGTGAAGGTAATGCTCTGGGTAATCTGGGAATTGCTTACCAAGCCCTGGGAGACTACAGCAAGGCCATTGATTACCATCAGCAACATTTAGTGATCGCCCGTGAAATCAAAGACCGTCGAGGTGAGGGTAATGCTCTGGGTAATTTGGGAAATGCTTACCACTTCCTCGGAGATTACCCCAAAGCTATTGTTTACCACCAGGAGATATTGGCGATCGCCCGTGAAATCAAAGACCGTCAAGGTGAAGGTAATGCTCTGGGTAATCTGGGAGGTATTTACTCGTACCTCAAAGATTACCGCCAAGCCATTGATTACCATCAGCAACATTTAGTGATCGCCCGTGAAATCAAAGACCGTCAAGGTGAGGGTAAGGCTCTGGATAATCTGGGATTTGCTTACAGTCGCCTCGGAGATTACAAAAAAGCTATTAATTACTGCCAGCAAAGTTTGGCGATCGCCCGTGAAATTAAAGACCGTCGAGGTGAGGGTAATGCTCTGGGTAGTCTAGCACTTACTTACGAGAACCTGGGAGATTACCCCAAAGCCATTGATTACCATCAGCAGAGTTTGGCGATCGCCCGTGAAATCAAAGACCGTTTCGGCGAGGGTCAATCTCTGAACAATCTAGGATTAGCTTACCAAAAATCTGGCAATCTTACAGAAGCAGAAAAAACCCTCCGCCCTGGAATTGAAGTTTGGGAATCTCTCAGGGGAACATTGGGTAAGAATGATAGCTACAAAGTTTCAATTTTTGAAGAACAAGCTCGCACTTACCGCATACTGCAAGAAGTCCTAATTGCTCAGAATAAAACCAATGATGCTCTAGAAATTTCTGAACGGGGACGTTCCAGAGCGTTTGTAGAGTTATTGACTTCGCGCTTGTCTAGCAAAAATATAGGTCAAATCCCAGAAAAACCGACACTATTGCTGCTGCAACAAATCGCCAAACAGGAAAATGCGACTCTCATTGAATATTCAATTATTTATAATGATGTAAAAATTCAGGGTAAGCAAGAAACTCATGAATCAGAACTCTATATTTGGGTAATCAAACCAACGGGTGAAGTTACCTTTCGCAAAGCTGACTTGAAACCCCTGTGGCAAAAAGAAAATACAACTCTTGCAAAACTCGTTACCACCAGCCGCAACTCCATTGGTGCAAGAAGTACAGCTTTTCGCGGCATCAAGGTAACTTACAACCCCAATGCACCCAAAGGCAAAAATAATTTAAAGCGTCTACACGAATTATTAATCAACCCCATCGCTAGCTTATTATCTAAAAATTCTAGCGACAGAATTATCTTCATTCCCCAAAGTAGCCTATTCCTCGTTCCCTTCGCCGCATTACAAGACGCAGACGGTAAATACCTGATTGAAAAACACACTATTCTCACATCCCCATCAATTCAAGTTTTAGACTTAACCCACAAACAGAGACAACGGATCGGCACACAACCCATCCAGGGAAAAGATACGCTGATTGTTGGTAATCCGACCATGCCTTTTGTCGCACCAAAAATCGGCGAAACTCCGCAACAATTAATTCCTTTACCTGGTGCAGAACGGGAAGCGATCGCAATTAGCAAATTACTCAAAACCGAACCTCTCATCGGCAAGAAAGCCACAGAAGCAACGGTAGTGAAGCGTTTACCCCAAGCGCGATTTATTCATTTAGCAACCCACGGTATATTTGATGATATCCAAGGTTTAAATAGCGGTATTGCTCTGACTCCATCCGGTAAAGATGATGGTTTATTAACAGCCTCTGAAATCCTCGACCTGAAGCTAAATGCCGAATTAGTCATTTTAAGCGCTTGCGACACCGGACGCGGACGCCTAACTGGGGATGGAGTAATTGGTTTATCTCGTTCGTTAATTAGTGCTGGTGTACCCAGTGTCTTAGTGTCGCTGTGGTCGGTTCCTGATGCGCCCACATCACTATTAATGACGGAATTTTATCAAAACCTTCAAAAGAGCCAAGACAAGGCGCAAGCATTGCGGCAGGCGATGCTGACGACGATGAAAAATAATCCGAATCCTGTTGATTGGGCAGCTTTTACACTCATTGGGGAAGCTGAGTAG
- a CDS encoding tetratricopeptide repeat protein gives MKGLKLVAAILVFGTLTFTPKAEAKSLFNTQQVIAQVPDSQTENPKDTETYFKRGFKRIESKDYRGAIEDFNQILKIEPNNAYAYVGRGLGNFCLDEYQAAKTDFDKAIEITPDIPYAYYFRGLTNFALKDKPAAIADLQKSFTLFKQEGNQEFAQKATDALQKIQES, from the coding sequence ATGAAAGGTTTGAAACTAGTAGCAGCTATTTTAGTATTTGGAACATTGACTTTTACACCCAAAGCTGAAGCGAAAAGCTTGTTCAACACTCAACAAGTCATAGCACAAGTTCCTGACTCGCAAACTGAAAATCCGAAGGATACCGAAACATACTTTAAACGGGGTTTTAAGCGGATAGAATCGAAAGATTATCGAGGAGCAATTGAAGATTTTAACCAAATCCTGAAGATTGAACCTAACAATGCTTATGCCTACGTTGGTAGAGGATTAGGTAATTTTTGTCTGGATGAATATCAAGCAGCAAAGACAGATTTTGACAAAGCTATAGAAATTACTCCCGATATTCCCTATGCCTATTATTTCCGAGGTTTGACAAACTTTGCTTTAAAAGACAAACCAGCAGCGATCGCTGATTTACAGAAATCATTCACGCTGTTTAAACAAGAAGGGAATCAGGAATTCGCCCAAAAAGCCACCGACGCACTTCAGAAGATACAAGAGAGTTAA
- a CDS encoding tubulin-like doman-containing protein, with protein MAAVEEKSMVPTVLVGVGGTGTEVLSRVRRLIEEAYGSLNNFPIISFFSIDTDKDYKVSNPEVTGSPLKDHEKHWASVSGREVNDIMSNMEKYPWIESWFPRELERNIGALEAGAGQIRACGRFAFFYNYHKIRQRFFEACDRVKGHESLMLEKYDIRVSSGGLNVFVVGSISGGTGSGMLIDIGYCLRNWLKGQGSPLITAIIPMPNAFASINVGDRVLANGYAALMELSYFSDYRTEYISQFSAGLVDEVRNKLPPFDFTYLVGTKNGESEFNLDQIREMIAQNVFLDLTSDFAPHKRSIRDNIKGAWAQADPGGRGYPKNFMSFGLSTIEIPIAQIHNSLSNRLSMDLVNWWLNESVSLPPNVLDLIQKDILKGMRLTETELIADLSSAADKSYISEVSGWINSIRNEIASDNKLQCTHQGVNMIGTERGKILRFLDDYLIPKVDEYRANHLRELSADERTHGDFLQKMYDNRDRIIQQGRQAIEAEFYKIMRDRNLGPKFADAFITNVRQLFANASEKFRRESEKVWQPNEINRQQQYEAALQDINQFKNLFGLTKQAQMEKYCEEALTGLESSFIAIIQHKSRTLSLQVIERILEHLDRMEQRLARFNQKLRQLRDDFKQKADKEADSADALKINGFKLYNREELNLLYQDMIEQLAGAIQGSKSRYEIGLNQICTTMSEDILRDASPLWKQTRTAGEVMQLFDITQLQEVNYEDFKEIVAVKTQLVVKKSPQESRLNQDLAACDRLFKSLQNDPEAIRSNIRIAYQRSQPLILLSQAVLSGADAGFTPALNTKVAIVGGRNSSDPTAIKLIPYLQERVGNADSITPLGQQEQHRIVFVQEKGGFSLRCIDGIRELRQSYQDWKGQSIEAKRSQLRGETKDLPVPVHIQKEPPFWDVFPENPEVFKLVVQARALGVLRLEENRNTEEKVIRYTRETVIGSENVEIASSWEEAVQVLEVLACRPDKEAIGRQVSAKLADADQAQDKLDLYDQFINYLKQREAELEKIGGSDSPDYKREATIIKDLITSENLQLNNKSKPPVIQLVISPEKPLVDLIEEPHISNISPVEPPFMAGANVFCTECGEQNPARSKFCYNCGTRLVKLN; from the coding sequence ATGGCAGCAGTTGAAGAAAAAAGTATGGTTCCCACGGTGTTGGTGGGTGTGGGTGGTACAGGAACAGAAGTCTTGTCACGGGTAAGAAGATTAATAGAAGAAGCCTATGGCAGTTTGAATAATTTTCCCATTATTAGTTTTTTTAGTATTGACACAGATAAAGATTATAAAGTTAGTAATCCAGAGGTAACAGGATCGCCATTAAAGGATCATGAAAAACATTGGGCAAGTGTCAGTGGTAGAGAAGTCAACGACATTATGTCCAATATGGAAAAGTATCCTTGGATTGAGTCTTGGTTTCCTAGAGAATTAGAGCGCAATATTGGAGCATTGGAAGCTGGTGCAGGTCAAATTCGTGCCTGTGGTCGCTTTGCCTTTTTTTATAACTATCACAAGATTAGACAACGGTTTTTTGAAGCGTGCGATCGCGTCAAAGGTCACGAAAGTTTGATGTTAGAGAAGTACGACATCAGAGTTAGTAGTGGTGGGTTGAATGTTTTCGTCGTTGGCTCAATTTCTGGTGGGACTGGCAGTGGTATGTTAATTGACATCGGCTACTGCTTACGTAACTGGCTGAAAGGTCAGGGAAGCCCTTTAATTACAGCAATTATCCCAATGCCTAATGCTTTTGCCAGCATTAATGTAGGCGATCGCGTTCTCGCTAATGGCTACGCTGCTCTGATGGAATTGAGTTACTTTTCTGACTACAGAACTGAGTATATATCTCAATTTAGCGCTGGTTTAGTGGATGAGGTTCGCAATAAATTACCTCCCTTTGACTTTACCTATTTAGTTGGCACCAAGAATGGCGAAAGTGAGTTTAATCTCGATCAAATTCGAGAAATGATTGCTCAAAACGTTTTTTTGGATCTTACCTCTGATTTTGCTCCACACAAACGCTCTATTCGAGACAACATTAAAGGAGCTTGGGCGCAGGCCGATCCAGGTGGTAGAGGCTATCCCAAAAACTTCATGAGCTTTGGTCTTTCCACAATTGAAATTCCTATCGCTCAGATTCACAATTCGCTATCCAATCGGTTGAGTATGGATTTAGTAAATTGGTGGCTGAATGAGTCGGTGTCACTCCCACCTAATGTTTTGGATTTAATCCAAAAAGATATTCTTAAGGGAATGCGACTGACAGAAACCGAATTGATTGCAGACCTCTCTTCGGCAGCAGATAAATCTTATATCTCAGAAGTATCTGGTTGGATTAATAGTATCCGTAATGAAATCGCTAGCGATAATAAATTGCAATGTACCCATCAAGGTGTCAATATGATTGGTACAGAGCGAGGCAAAATTTTGAGATTCCTGGATGATTATCTCATCCCCAAAGTTGATGAATATCGTGCCAATCACTTGCGAGAATTAAGCGCCGATGAACGAACACATGGTGACTTTCTCCAAAAAATGTACGATAACCGGGATCGCATTATCCAACAAGGCAGACAAGCAATTGAGGCAGAGTTTTACAAGATTATGCGCGATCGCAATCTGGGCCCCAAATTTGCTGATGCTTTTATTACTAACGTCCGTCAGCTATTTGCCAATGCTTCAGAAAAGTTCCGCCGTGAATCAGAAAAAGTCTGGCAACCTAACGAAATTAATCGGCAGCAGCAGTATGAAGCCGCACTGCAAGATATTAATCAATTTAAAAACTTGTTTGGTCTAACTAAACAAGCCCAAATGGAAAAGTATTGCGAGGAAGCGCTTACAGGTTTAGAAAGTAGCTTTATTGCAATCATTCAACACAAAAGTCGCACTTTGTCTCTACAGGTGATTGAGCGAATTTTAGAGCATCTGGATCGTATGGAGCAGCGATTAGCGCGGTTTAATCAAAAGCTGCGACAACTACGCGATGACTTTAAACAAAAAGCTGACAAAGAAGCAGATAGTGCTGATGCTTTGAAAATTAACGGGTTTAAGCTTTATAACCGCGAAGAACTTAATCTACTTTATCAGGACATGATTGAGCAATTAGCGGGAGCCATTCAAGGTAGCAAAAGCCGCTATGAAATCGGACTAAACCAGATTTGCACCACAATGTCGGAAGATATTTTGCGAGATGCTAGCCCTTTGTGGAAACAGACTCGCACTGCCGGGGAAGTGATGCAACTCTTTGATATTACTCAACTACAAGAGGTGAATTACGAGGATTTTAAAGAAATAGTTGCCGTCAAAACTCAGTTAGTAGTGAAAAAATCTCCTCAAGAGAGCCGATTAAACCAAGATTTAGCAGCGTGCGATCGCCTTTTCAAAAGCTTGCAAAACGATCCAGAGGCAATTCGCAGTAACATCCGCATTGCTTATCAAAGATCCCAACCGTTAATCTTACTATCCCAGGCAGTTCTCTCAGGTGCAGATGCCGGGTTTACTCCCGCCTTAAATACCAAAGTTGCAATCGTGGGAGGTCGCAACAGCAGCGATCCCACTGCGATTAAACTAATCCCTTATTTACAAGAAAGAGTGGGAAATGCCGATTCTATCACCCCTCTGGGACAACAAGAACAGCATCGAATTGTGTTTGTCCAAGAAAAAGGCGGTTTTTCCCTGCGCTGTATAGATGGTATTAGAGAGTTGCGGCAATCTTATCAAGACTGGAAAGGACAATCTATTGAAGCCAAGCGATCGCAACTCAGAGGTGAAACCAAAGACCTCCCTGTTCCCGTGCATATTCAAAAAGAACCTCCTTTCTGGGATGTGTTTCCCGAAAACCCCGAAGTTTTTAAACTAGTAGTGCAAGCTAGAGCATTAGGTGTTTTGCGGCTAGAAGAAAATCGCAACACCGAAGAAAAGGTGATTCGCTACACCCGCGAAACTGTAATCGGCTCAGAGAATGTAGAAATTGCTTCTAGTTGGGAAGAAGCGGTGCAAGTATTAGAGGTGCTGGCGTGTCGCCCTGACAAAGAAGCAATTGGGCGTCAAGTGTCGGCAAAACTAGCCGATGCTGACCAAGCCCAAGACAAACTAGACTTGTACGACCAGTTCATAAACTATTTGAAGCAGCGAGAAGCAGAACTAGAAAAAATTGGGGGTAGCGATAGCCCAGATTACAAACGCGAAGCCACAATTATTAAAGATTTAATCACTTCTGAGAACCTGCAACTAAATAATAAAAGCAAACCCCCAGTTATTCAGCTTGTAATTTCTCCTGAGAAGCCGCTAGTTGATCTTATTGAGGAGCCTCACATATCAAATATTTCCCCTGTTGAGCCTCCTTTTATGGCAGGTGCAAATGTTTTTTGTACCGAGTGTGGTGAGCAAAACCCGGCCCGGTCTAAATTTTGCTACAACTGCGGGACTCGATTAGTTAAACTTAATTGA